From a region of the Fibrobacter sp. UWB16 genome:
- a CDS encoding diguanylate cyclase domain-containing protein gives MRFSIQSKILILSLSTTLIGTLSLGVLSTLFISRTTQRNSMQYMKDQANNEAAKLNYLFESHEKYTMAAAAGIYSQIKDDSTFLTDPQNLSRNIDGIRERLKSTIYNLSNTKSVFVVFNPDITHSSEGVYLVRNTADGLFENHATTNIKQFSPSDVEHVGWYYKPIMTGSPVWLPPYYNKNINAYIISYVIPMFLDNKEIGVTGIDIDFDQMTKQLSQVHFMQSGFAFLEDAEGTVVYHPTLPNGLTFKPEEDQVKIFIPLINGMTLVTIAPVLEINAQRDRHLKQSIIFILLLLAFTTAITIFFSRSITKPLKELTKEAKKMITGDMNAEFNIRQNDEIGELAKSFAAAKFHISQHMKQMQGLAFQDSLTGVRNKMAYDNYRAKLSDRIESGEVKSYGIAIFDTNNLKEINDTYGHENGNAYLINSCKLICQIFTHSPVFRIGGDEFLVVLTGRDLDNHHELMSQLKESMDLTKKASFPWKQISIACGLAIASYAKATTIADTFNKADKNMYINKREIKIAEHRPLSRDEEMHEEKHAANEAQEPGTTDENA, from the coding sequence ATGAGATTTTCGATTCAATCAAAAATTTTAATTCTGTCGTTATCGACCACGCTCATCGGAACGCTTTCACTCGGCGTTCTTAGTACGTTGTTCATCAGCCGGACCACCCAGCGCAACTCCATGCAGTACATGAAGGACCAGGCGAACAACGAAGCCGCCAAGCTGAACTACCTGTTCGAATCCCATGAAAAATACACGATGGCAGCCGCCGCGGGAATTTATTCGCAAATCAAGGACGACTCTACCTTTTTGACGGATCCACAAAATTTATCCAGGAACATTGATGGCATTAGGGAACGCCTCAAATCCACCATTTACAACCTTTCAAATACCAAAAGCGTATTCGTCGTATTTAATCCAGACATCACACACTCTAGCGAAGGCGTTTACCTCGTTCGAAATACAGCAGACGGATTGTTCGAAAATCACGCTACGACAAACATCAAGCAGTTCAGCCCTTCTGACGTAGAACATGTAGGATGGTACTATAAGCCCATTATGACCGGGAGCCCGGTCTGGCTTCCGCCTTATTACAACAAGAACATCAACGCATACATTATTTCTTACGTTATCCCAATGTTCCTGGACAACAAGGAAATTGGCGTCACCGGCATCGATATCGATTTTGACCAAATGACAAAACAGCTTTCACAGGTGCACTTTATGCAAAGCGGTTTTGCATTTTTGGAAGACGCAGAAGGGACCGTCGTTTACCATCCGACCCTCCCCAACGGTCTAACATTCAAGCCAGAAGAAGACCAAGTCAAGATTTTCATCCCGCTCATCAACGGCATGACTCTTGTGACAATCGCGCCGGTTCTAGAAATTAATGCCCAGAGAGACAGGCACCTCAAACAAAGCATCATCTTTATTTTACTCCTCCTTGCATTCACGACCGCCATCACGATTTTCTTCTCGAGAAGCATTACAAAGCCGCTCAAGGAGCTCACTAAAGAAGCCAAGAAGATGATTACGGGCGATATGAATGCAGAATTCAACATTCGCCAGAACGACGAAATTGGAGAACTTGCCAAGAGCTTTGCCGCAGCGAAATTCCACATCAGCCAGCACATGAAGCAGATGCAGGGGCTTGCATTCCAGGATTCACTTACCGGCGTACGCAACAAGATGGCATACGACAATTACCGTGCCAAGCTCAGCGACCGCATTGAAAGCGGCGAAGTAAAATCGTACGGGATTGCCATTTTCGACACGAACAACCTCAAGGAAATCAACGATACGTACGGTCACGAAAACGGGAATGCCTACCTTATAAATTCTTGCAAGTTGATTTGCCAAATTTTCACACACAGCCCCGTCTTTAGAATTGGCGGTGACGAATTCCTAGTCGTCCTTACCGGCAGGGATTTAGACAACCACCACGAGCTTATGAGCCAGCTTAAAGAAAGCATGGACTTGACCAAGAAAGCATCGTTCCCATGGAAGCAAATTTCGATTGCATGCGGTCTTGCAATAGCATCTTACGCCAAGGCAACGACAATCGCAGACACGTTCAACAAGGCAGACAAGAACATGTACATCAACAAGCGCGAAATCAAAATCGCAGAACACAGACCGCTTAGCCGCGATGAAGAAATGCACGAAGAGAAACACGCCGCAAACGAAGCCCAGGAACCGGGAACAACTGACGAAAACGCATAA
- a CDS encoding capsule assembly Wzi family protein — MIKHVIARNKVTKQSMISLALSAAFALSAHAQEDELSLQLNGFVDSYHALQVEHPHKIMSSRTRLRLEMRANYGEASLFSSVNLAYNSLIKDQSGAFLREAYFDYAGKYLEVKAGRQIITWGVADGLRITDLISPMDYTEFMANDYDDIRVPVNAINLKYPGESFSAELVFVPVPEYFVMPSGEDNPWTMPLPANTSMDLSGTPEKRLKNSEVGGRLRFFLENLDFSLTALRTFNKSPVTIASFDPETKSAVIKGIYEPMNVVGGDVSIPVGEIVIRGEVAAYFGEPIALKNSRDYWLRKTFNGLLGVDWYAGDNWTFMFQYMHKIIMDYQSVLGMEQNTSMLTARISKEVLNNTLKLSVYGMFDVDNVGFYVRPAADYLLNDQITISLGGDWLGGRRGTFKTYKKNTQIWVKGKYFF, encoded by the coding sequence ATGATAAAACACGTCATTGCGAGGAACAAAGTGACGAAGCAATCTATGATTTCATTGGCGTTGTCTGCAGCGTTCGCCTTATCCGCACACGCCCAGGAAGACGAGCTTTCTCTGCAACTGAACGGCTTTGTGGATTCGTATCACGCGTTGCAGGTGGAACATCCGCATAAGATCATGTCTTCGCGGACGCGTCTCCGTCTTGAAATGCGTGCGAATTACGGCGAGGCTTCGCTTTTCTCGAGTGTCAATCTCGCGTACAACAGCCTCATCAAAGACCAGTCGGGAGCGTTCCTTCGTGAAGCGTATTTCGACTACGCCGGCAAATACCTTGAAGTCAAGGCGGGTCGTCAAATTATCACGTGGGGCGTTGCCGATGGGCTCCGCATTACGGACTTGATTTCGCCCATGGACTACACGGAATTCATGGCGAACGATTACGACGACATTCGCGTGCCTGTGAATGCCATCAACCTCAAGTATCCTGGCGAAAGCTTCTCCGCCGAACTCGTCTTTGTGCCGGTTCCGGAGTATTTCGTGATGCCCTCGGGTGAAGACAATCCGTGGACCATGCCGTTACCTGCGAATACGAGCATGGATTTGAGCGGTACTCCCGAAAAGCGCCTCAAGAACAGCGAAGTGGGCGGCCGCTTGCGATTCTTCCTTGAAAATCTCGACTTCTCGCTTACCGCGTTACGAACTTTCAACAAGTCGCCTGTCACGATTGCGAGCTTCGATCCGGAAACGAAATCTGCCGTGATTAAGGGCATCTACGAGCCGATGAATGTTGTCGGTGGCGATGTCTCCATCCCGGTGGGCGAAATTGTGATTCGTGGCGAGGTGGCGGCGTACTTTGGCGAGCCCATTGCCTTGAAAAATTCTCGCGATTACTGGTTGCGAAAGACTTTCAACGGTTTGCTCGGTGTTGACTGGTATGCTGGCGATAACTGGACTTTCATGTTCCAGTACATGCATAAGATTATCATGGATTACCAGAGCGTGCTTGGCATGGAACAGAATACCTCTATGCTTACGGCTCGTATCTCTAAGGAAGTCCTGAACAATACGCTTAAACTTTCTGTTTACGGGATGTTCGATGTCGATAATGTCGGTTTCTATGTGCGTCCGGCGGCAGATTACCTCCTGAATGACCAAATAACGATTTCGTTAGGCGGCGATTGGCTTGGCGGAAGGCGCGGTACGTTTAAAACTTACAAGAAAAATACGCAAATATGGGTAAAAGGTAAGTATTTCTTTTAG
- a CDS encoding MotA/TolQ/ExbB proton channel family protein, translating into MNFILDFVKQGGYIGYILVALNFIGYAIIIWKVISLIVFNKTVQPRLTDKVIHRVVTCNTDHHIITESIRTEIGLAFSPLTKGLTTVENIASISPMLGLLGTVVGIFNAFTVIAASGLDDPSAFATGIKFALVTTVLGLVVAIPHVIAFNYLNARMEQEQDEVENQVLLHLGKTLQERDAKRTESRNG; encoded by the coding sequence ATGAACTTCATTCTCGACTTTGTCAAACAGGGCGGTTACATCGGCTACATCCTGGTTGCACTGAACTTTATCGGTTACGCCATCATTATCTGGAAGGTGATTTCGCTAATTGTCTTTAATAAAACCGTGCAGCCGCGTTTGACAGATAAAGTTATCCATCGCGTGGTGACCTGCAATACCGACCATCACATCATTACAGAAAGTATCCGCACTGAAATCGGCCTTGCCTTCTCTCCGCTCACGAAGGGCCTTACGACAGTCGAAAATATCGCATCGATTTCTCCAATGCTTGGCCTCCTCGGTACGGTGGTGGGCATTTTCAACGCATTTACGGTGATAGCGGCCTCTGGCCTTGATGATCCATCCGCTTTTGCGACGGGCATTAAGTTTGCCCTCGTGACAACGGTCCTTGGGCTTGTGGTCGCTATCCCGCACGTGATTGCGTTCAACTACCTGAATGCCCGCATGGAGCAGGAACAGGACGAAGTCGAAAACCAGGTGCTTTTGCACTTGGGCAAGACTTTGCAGGAACGTGACGCAAAGAGAACGGAGTCCCGCAATGGCTAA
- a CDS encoding diguanylate cyclase domain-containing protein, with the protein MRRQFRATIQTKVLTFALSGLVLCVLALGGLCLYTTNKVTHDNTERNLHNLTNTETIKINNRLKNVEQYVNTLEIAISGMLDSLGQLTDEKQLDEFTEKSRELIRLTIGNTEKAVAVYLRFNPELTPPTSGIFMAKTARDNELKFTEPTDFSKYDPSDIEHVGWYYTPIKTKKPTWMMPYLNKNISVYMISYVIPLFKFDTEIGVVGVDIDFDYLTREIASIRLFDNDYAFLADKNGNILFHPSIPKGHPFTLPENSLFIHNKLENGMDLTFVIPKESITADRNKLIQNLILITMLILVVYILASLIFANSITRSLKQLTDYANRLIDGKMGIELNIKRNDEIGDLATSFVKAKMRLAETMGHIKGLAFRDPITSVRNRNSFDHYIGEFSIRVSTGDIKSYGILVARVDNLFKIKNKFGNSKAIALLQVASKLICTTFDHSPVFRINEDEFIVVLMNSDLKNCNGLLEKLEEGVKSSAQAENPWECVKLAVGIAICKDSKSSSLSELLSSAENNMLKNRNDIE; encoded by the coding sequence ATGAGACGCCAGTTTAGAGCAACGATACAGACAAAAGTACTGACATTCGCACTTTCGGGTCTAGTCCTTTGCGTACTTGCTCTAGGCGGCCTTTGTTTGTATACCACAAATAAAGTTACGCACGACAACACCGAGCGCAATCTCCACAACCTCACCAATACCGAGACCATTAAAATCAACAACCGCCTCAAGAACGTTGAGCAATACGTCAATACGCTAGAAATTGCGATTAGCGGAATGCTGGACAGTCTCGGGCAATTGACTGACGAAAAACAGCTCGACGAATTCACAGAAAAGAGCCGGGAACTCATCAGGCTCACCATCGGCAATACCGAAAAAGCAGTAGCGGTCTACTTGCGATTCAATCCGGAATTGACTCCGCCGACTTCCGGCATTTTCATGGCGAAAACGGCGAGAGACAACGAGCTCAAGTTTACAGAGCCCACAGACTTTTCGAAATACGATCCAAGCGATATCGAGCATGTCGGCTGGTATTACACACCGATCAAGACGAAAAAGCCGACTTGGATGATGCCCTACCTGAACAAGAACATCTCTGTCTACATGATTTCGTATGTCATTCCGTTGTTCAAATTCGATACGGAAATAGGAGTTGTCGGCGTAGACATTGACTTCGATTACCTCACCCGGGAAATCGCCTCGATCCGGCTTTTCGACAACGATTATGCTTTCCTCGCCGACAAGAACGGCAACATTCTCTTCCACCCCAGCATTCCTAAGGGCCATCCATTTACATTACCAGAAAACAGTTTGTTCATTCATAACAAACTCGAAAACGGGATGGACTTGACATTTGTAATCCCCAAGGAATCCATAACCGCAGACCGAAATAAACTTATTCAGAATCTTATTCTCATCACGATGCTGATTTTAGTGGTCTACATTTTAGCATCGCTCATATTTGCAAATTCGATTACAAGATCGCTCAAGCAACTCACCGACTACGCCAACAGACTCATCGATGGCAAAATGGGTATCGAACTCAACATCAAACGGAATGATGAAATCGGCGATTTGGCGACAAGCTTTGTCAAGGCCAAGATGCGTCTCGCCGAGACGATGGGTCACATCAAGGGGCTTGCGTTCAGGGACCCGATCACAAGCGTACGCAACCGCAATTCATTTGACCATTACATTGGCGAATTCAGCATCAGAGTTTCTACAGGAGATATCAAATCTTACGGGATTCTCGTCGCAAGAGTCGACAACCTTTTCAAAATCAAGAATAAGTTCGGAAATTCCAAGGCCATCGCATTGTTACAGGTTGCAAGCAAACTCATTTGTACCACATTCGATCATAGCCCTGTATTCAGAATCAACGAAGATGAATTCATCGTGGTGCTCATGAATAGCGATTTAAAGAATTGCAACGGGCTTCTGGAAAAACTGGAAGAAGGCGTAAAGAGCTCCGCTCAAGCAGAAAATCCTTGGGAATGCGTCAAGCTCGCTGTCGGCATTGCCATTTGCAAAGATTCAAAATCTTCGTCGCTATCCGAGCTGCTTTCTAGCGCCGAAAACAACATGTTGAAAAATCGAAACGATATTGAGTAG
- a CDS encoding outer membrane lipoprotein-sorting protein, whose amino-acid sequence MKISKIAATLVIALSAMSMAQTNARDIMVKVKNRPDGDTRSSSMEMKLVNKSGNTRVRKITSYAMDVGEDTKTIMFFLYPNDVKGTGFLTVNYDDVNKEDDKWLYLPALKKTRRISGKSSKTDYFMGSDFTYDDIGKRNVDEDTHKLLREESADGFDYYVVESTPKKEGEIFSKKLVWIRKDCDVVAKVEFYDKLGKLHRQMVSSDIKKVDGFWTVGKMEMKNVQTGHSTELLFLDPKYNIQLDSKIFSVNKLERGL is encoded by the coding sequence ATGAAAATTTCAAAAATTGCTGCGACGCTCGTTATCGCTCTCAGTGCAATGTCTATGGCTCAGACGAATGCCCGTGACATTATGGTCAAGGTCAAGAACCGCCCGGATGGCGACACGCGTTCTTCCTCGATGGAAATGAAGCTCGTGAATAAGAGCGGTAACACCCGTGTCCGCAAGATTACTTCGTATGCAATGGACGTGGGCGAAGATACCAAGACCATCATGTTCTTCCTTTACCCGAACGACGTGAAAGGCACGGGTTTCTTGACCGTGAACTACGATGACGTCAACAAGGAAGACGACAAGTGGCTCTATCTCCCGGCTTTGAAGAAGACCCGCCGCATCAGCGGAAAGAGTTCCAAAACTGATTACTTCATGGGTTCCGATTTCACGTACGATGATATCGGTAAGCGCAATGTCGATGAAGATACGCACAAGCTCTTGCGCGAAGAATCGGCAGACGGTTTCGATTACTACGTCGTCGAATCGACTCCCAAGAAGGAAGGCGAAATCTTCTCCAAGAAACTCGTCTGGATCCGCAAGGATTGCGATGTCGTCGCCAAGGTCGAATTCTACGACAAGCTCGGCAAGCTCCATCGCCAGATGGTTTCTTCGGACATCAAGAAGGTTGACGGTTTCTGGACTGTCGGCAAGATGGAAATGAAGAACGTGCAGACGGGACACTCCACGGAACTCCTCTTCCTCGATCCGAAATACAACATCCAGCTCGATTCCAAGATCTTCTCTGTGAACAAGTTGGAACGTGGGTTGTAA
- a CDS encoding biopolymer transporter ExbD yields the protein MAKRRRRISLDMTPLIDCVFLLLVFFLVTSVFKQDKSVLKLLLPETSSEVKQEVSEGFFIELSETEIAINGELATVEILKNKSAAVQNKKAPVALKIDKKTPYEKVAEVLDVLQMEKIYNIQFVNELKKE from the coding sequence ATGGCTAAAAGACGTCGTCGCATATCGCTGGACATGACGCCCTTAATTGACTGCGTATTTTTGCTGCTCGTCTTTTTCTTGGTGACGTCTGTCTTTAAGCAGGACAAATCTGTCCTCAAGCTTTTATTGCCCGAAACTTCGAGCGAAGTCAAGCAGGAAGTTTCTGAAGGATTCTTTATAGAACTTTCAGAAACCGAAATCGCCATCAACGGTGAATTGGCGACAGTTGAAATTTTGAAGAACAAGAGTGCCGCCGTGCAAAACAAAAAAGCGCCGGTGGCCTTGAAAATCGACAAAAAGACTCCTTACGAAAAAGTCGCAGAAGTCTTGGATGTTCTCCAGATGGAAAAGATTTACAACATACAATTCGTCAATGAATTAAAAAAGGAGTGA
- a CDS encoding energy transducer TonB: MTQKRIYSALSFNKAFYIGLAVAILIHIATLLNPYFKKQEISTQRPDAPVMHAEKVYIAPPPPPETPPVVKKVVRAKIIPKVVEKPVEEQPPEPEPIPEPVTETAPVAVAEPVVEAPPAPPVVKEPPKPSADSVKMVTRTYLRSLKKQLEQIKDYPATAKRLKQEGTVRVRFTILADGKIEQIEVSESSRYSSLDNSALEAVANMGKFQPIPKLLEKERWRIEIPIQYKLNAGRS; encoded by the coding sequence ATGACTCAGAAACGAATCTATTCAGCTTTGTCTTTCAACAAGGCCTTTTATATAGGGCTTGCAGTTGCAATCCTTATCCATATCGCCACACTTTTAAACCCGTATTTCAAGAAACAAGAAATCTCGACTCAGCGTCCAGATGCTCCCGTAATGCATGCGGAAAAGGTCTATATCGCGCCCCCTCCGCCTCCAGAAACGCCTCCGGTCGTGAAAAAGGTCGTTCGTGCTAAAATTATCCCGAAGGTGGTCGAAAAACCGGTTGAAGAACAGCCTCCTGAACCGGAACCGATTCCGGAACCGGTAACAGAAACGGCACCAGTCGCAGTTGCGGAACCTGTTGTCGAAGCGCCTCCTGCGCCCCCTGTGGTCAAGGAACCGCCCAAACCTTCGGCTGATTCTGTGAAAATGGTGACCCGCACGTACTTGCGCTCGCTCAAAAAGCAATTGGAACAGATCAAGGATTACCCTGCGACGGCTAAGCGCCTAAAGCAGGAAGGCACGGTACGTGTGCGGTTTACCATCCTCGCCGATGGCAAGATTGAACAAATCGAAGTTTCGGAATCAAGCCGTTATTCGTCGCTGGACAATAGTGCCTTGGAAGCCGTTGCCAACATGGGCAAATTTCAACCTATTCCAAAACTTTTAGAAAAAGAACGCTGGAGAATCGAAATTCCAATCCAGTACAAACTTAATGCAGGGAGATCGTAA
- a CDS encoding DUF167 domain-containing protein, with the protein MRINIKVHARSKRESVTPQPDGSYKVEVKAPPVDGAANEAICELIADYFHVHKRDVSVVMGSTNNKKVIEILGK; encoded by the coding sequence ATGAGAATCAACATCAAGGTCCACGCGCGCAGCAAGCGCGAGAGCGTCACGCCACAGCCTGACGGAAGCTACAAAGTCGAAGTCAAGGCCCCGCCGGTCGACGGCGCCGCAAACGAAGCCATTTGTGAACTGATTGCCGATTACTTTCACGTCCACAAGCGCGATGTTTCAGTCGTCATGGGGTCAACAAACAATAAAAAGGTCATCGAAATTTTGGGGAAATAG
- a CDS encoding RND family transporter gives MSRIRINIEKVNEKFENFARFLISHRALLLVSFIALLAISIVGMKKIYVEASWDSYFIEGDPMLVETDKFKETFGNDYFVGVMVETEQSVLTPENLKLLRELSNELRDSLSYSDGKATSIVDLEYMLGTDEGMEIVQIVPEEIPTDEAGLAEIEKRLAAKPELAKKLISKDRKQAFINVKLRPFPEDSVWKAEGEAKGVKAEAPDMKTGRETSEIIAKEKYAPLHPLATGMPYLSHQKLKYIGEEMSRIFLITILCSIIVMFLVTRSLRGIVSPLITTFAGVIMTFGLVGYLGLYMDATNIMVPVILAFAVSIAYNIHIHSFFRKNMMLTGKRKESVLYAMKETGWSVLFSGLTTIVALLSFLSVMLKPIRSVGILSSIAVGFILLVALTVSPILLSFGKDKKPNAKVLEKGDTRMGLILNNLGQFVLTHGKPIAIIFAVITAISIYGVTKMEPAFDVERTMGRKVEYVNKMLYVAESEIGSFYSYDLVIDFGENDKAKEVDNLKKLEQLQDHAQKYPLTKRSTSILDILKDLDRTLNENRQEMYAIPETEEQVAQLLLLYENAGGSEASYWMDYDYKKLRLMVEISSYNSNELQKEIEDLQNFARELYPNAKVTAVGNLPQFTAMQQYLEVGQMTSFLISVVIVAVLLMIVFGSVRTGLIGMIPNIAPGIFVGGYLGFSNIPLDMMTATLIPMIIGLSVDDTIHFINHGHVEFDRSKNYTDSILKVFRAAGPALVMTTIIMVATFAGFTTSQATQMFNFGFVVFVGLVSALLADLFVTPLLIKKFKIFGK, from the coding sequence ATGTCACGTATTCGAATAAATATCGAAAAGGTGAACGAAAAATTTGAAAACTTCGCAAGGTTCCTGATTTCGCACAGGGCCTTGCTTCTTGTTTCGTTTATAGCCTTGCTTGCGATTTCTATCGTGGGCATGAAAAAAATTTACGTCGAAGCATCATGGGATAGCTACTTTATTGAAGGCGACCCGATGCTTGTCGAAACGGACAAGTTCAAGGAAACGTTCGGCAATGACTATTTCGTAGGCGTGATGGTCGAAACGGAACAGTCTGTTTTAACGCCGGAAAACTTGAAGCTTTTGCGCGAGCTTTCGAACGAATTGCGCGATAGCCTCTCGTATTCTGACGGTAAGGCAACATCGATTGTCGATTTGGAATACATGCTCGGCACGGATGAAGGCATGGAAATCGTGCAGATCGTGCCGGAAGAAATCCCGACAGATGAAGCGGGCCTTGCCGAAATTGAAAAGCGCCTCGCCGCAAAGCCGGAACTTGCAAAAAAGCTCATCTCTAAGGACCGCAAGCAGGCCTTTATTAACGTGAAGCTCCGTCCGTTCCCGGAAGATTCTGTGTGGAAGGCTGAAGGCGAAGCGAAGGGCGTTAAAGCTGAAGCTCCGGACATGAAGACGGGCCGCGAAACCTCTGAAATCATCGCCAAGGAAAAGTACGCTCCGCTGCACCCTCTTGCAACGGGTATGCCTTACTTGAGCCATCAGAAACTCAAGTACATCGGCGAAGAAATGAGCCGTATTTTCCTCATTACGATTCTCTGCTCCATCATCGTGATGTTCCTCGTGACGCGCTCTCTCCGCGGAATCGTTTCTCCGCTGATTACCACGTTTGCGGGCGTCATCATGACTTTTGGCTTGGTCGGCTATCTCGGTCTTTATATGGATGCGACCAACATCATGGTGCCTGTCATCTTGGCGTTTGCCGTCTCCATTGCGTATAACATTCATATCCATTCTTTCTTCCGCAAGAATATGATGCTCACGGGTAAGCGCAAGGAATCTGTGCTTTACGCCATGAAAGAAACCGGCTGGTCAGTGCTGTTCTCGGGACTCACAACGATTGTGGCACTTCTGTCGTTCCTGTCGGTGATGCTTAAGCCTATCCGCTCCGTGGGCATCCTCTCTTCTATCGCTGTTGGCTTCATTCTCCTTGTGGCTCTTACAGTTTCGCCGATTCTCCTGAGCTTTGGCAAGGATAAAAAGCCGAACGCCAAGGTGCTCGAAAAGGGCGATACGCGTATGGGCCTCATCCTCAATAATCTTGGTCAGTTTGTTCTGACTCACGGAAAGCCGATTGCCATTATTTTTGCTGTGATTACCGCAATTTCGATTTATGGCGTCACCAAGATGGAACCCGCGTTTGACGTGGAACGCACGATGGGCCGCAAGGTCGAATACGTGAACAAGATGCTTTACGTTGCCGAATCTGAAATCGGTAGCTTCTACTCTTACGACTTGGTGATTGACTTTGGCGAAAATGACAAGGCTAAGGAAGTCGATAATCTCAAGAAGTTGGAACAGCTGCAGGATCACGCTCAAAAGTATCCGCTGACAAAACGTTCCACTTCCATTCTCGACATCCTGAAGGATTTGGACCGCACCTTGAATGAAAACCGCCAGGAAATGTACGCTATCCCGGAAACGGAAGAACAGGTGGCCCAGCTCTTGCTCCTGTACGAAAATGCCGGTGGTTCCGAAGCAAGCTACTGGATGGATTACGATTACAAGAAGCTCCGCTTGATGGTCGAAATCTCTAGCTACAACTCCAACGAACTCCAGAAGGAAATCGAAGATTTGCAGAACTTCGCTCGTGAACTTTATCCGAATGCGAAGGTGACGGCTGTGGGTAACTTGCCGCAGTTTACCGCTATGCAGCAGTATTTGGAAGTAGGTCAGATGACGTCCTTCCTCATCTCTGTCGTGATTGTTGCGGTGCTCTTGATGATTGTCTTCGGCAGCGTTCGTACGGGTCTCATTGGCATGATTCCGAACATCGCTCCGGGTATTTTCGTGGGCGGCTATCTTGGCTTTAGCAACATCCCGCTCGACATGATGACGGCAACGCTTATCCCGATGATTATCGGCCTTTCCGTGGACGATACGATCCACTTCATCAACCACGGTCATGTGGAATTTGACCGTAGCAAGAACTACACGGATTCCATTCTCAAGGTGTTCCGCGCTGCGGGCCCGGCTCTTGTGATGACGACGATTATCATGGTGGCGACATTTGCGGGCTTTACGACTTCGCAGGCAACGCAGATGTTCAATTTTGGCTTTGTGGTGTTTGTGGGCCTTGTCTCGGCTTTACTTGCCGACCTGTTCGTGACACCGCTTTTAATCAAGAAGTTTAAAATTTTCGGAAAATAG
- a CDS encoding AraC family transcriptional regulator, whose amino-acid sequence MLQNKTGTGHLLTYNVLPGLQVFYSNFHLKEFTFNFENQGKNLIVLHCHNGSAEWLNSESMPKSMEENGLVLLDNMPASKTFKFPVHCYHGISVVFSMERCQCELMNMFKAVGVDFAALIEKIQPLTLPLKLPSSEHVSHIFSELYRLPKNIRLPYFKIKVLELILFLSRLDSEAKYETAAQIPSAYKGKMELLREILRENVEEHLTLEQLSKQIEMSPTQMKKYFKLAYGDSIYSYLKTYRMKKATQLLLDGKFNVAEVASRVGYTNSSKFAQAFKEYTGCSPKEYKNKI is encoded by the coding sequence ATGTTACAAAATAAAACGGGGACGGGACACCTTCTAACATATAACGTATTGCCTGGGCTGCAAGTCTTCTACAGCAATTTCCATCTCAAGGAATTTACCTTCAATTTTGAGAATCAAGGCAAGAACTTGATTGTGCTCCATTGCCATAACGGCAGCGCAGAATGGCTGAATTCGGAATCCATGCCGAAATCCATGGAAGAGAATGGCCTCGTTTTGCTCGACAATATGCCGGCAAGCAAGACGTTTAAATTCCCGGTGCATTGCTATCACGGGATTTCAGTCGTGTTTTCTATGGAACGCTGCCAGTGCGAACTCATGAACATGTTCAAGGCGGTCGGTGTTGACTTTGCGGCCCTTATCGAAAAAATCCAGCCGCTTACACTCCCGTTAAAGCTTCCGTCTAGCGAGCACGTGAGCCACATTTTCTCGGAACTCTACAGGCTCCCGAAAAACATCCGTTTGCCGTATTTTAAAATCAAGGTGCTTGAACTCATCCTCTTCTTGAGCCGCCTTGATTCCGAAGCCAAGTATGAGACCGCTGCGCAAATCCCGAGCGCTTATAAAGGTAAAATGGAACTCCTGCGCGAAATCCTCCGCGAAAATGTCGAAGAGCATTTGACGCTCGAACAGCTCTCCAAGCAAATTGAAATGAGCCCGACGCAAATGAAAAAGTATTTCAAGCTGGCGTACGGTGATTCCATTTATTCGTACCTCAAAACGTACCGCATGAAAAAAGCCACCCAGCTCTTGCTAGATGGCAAATTCAATGTCGCCGAAGTCGCAAGCCGTGTGGGCTATACAAACTCCAGCAAGTTTGCGCAAGCGTTCAAGGAATACACTGGCTGCTCGCCTAAGGAATACAAAAACAAGATCTAG